A DNA window from Carnobacterium funditum DSM 5970 contains the following coding sequences:
- a CDS encoding DNA alkylation repair protein encodes MNLYDLFQELEKNADSEKAKQMSKYMRNQFLFLGIQATIRKKTSDFYFKEAKKEKYVDWEFIATCWKKPYREAQYMAIDYLNRMKDYLVLEDIEKIKKLITNKSWWDTVDGLHRVIGHVAFKYPEIDKTMIQWSLDENIWLRRMAINHQMFRKEKMKEELLEEIIVNNFGQDEFFINKAIGWTLRDYSKVNPEWVREFIDRYREKLSKLSISEGSKYI; translated from the coding sequence ATGAACTTATATGATTTATTTCAAGAGTTAGAAAAAAATGCTGATAGTGAAAAAGCAAAACAGATGTCTAAGTATATGAGGAATCAGTTTTTATTTTTAGGTATACAAGCGACTATAAGAAAAAAAACGAGTGATTTCTACTTTAAGGAAGCTAAAAAAGAAAAATATGTCGATTGGGAATTTATTGCTACTTGCTGGAAAAAACCTTATAGGGAAGCTCAATATATGGCTATTGACTATTTAAATAGGATGAAAGATTACCTCGTTTTAGAAGACATAGAGAAAATAAAGAAGTTGATTACGAATAAATCATGGTGGGATACTGTAGATGGACTTCATAGAGTGATAGGCCATGTTGCTTTCAAATACCCAGAGATCGATAAAACAATGATTCAATGGAGCTTGGACGAGAATATCTGGTTAAGAAGAATGGCAATCAATCACCAAATGTTTAGGAAAGAAAAGATGAAAGAAGAACTTTTAGAAGAAATTATAGTTAATAATTTTGGACAAGATGAATTTTTTATCAATAAAGCAATTGGTTGGACACTAAGAGATTATAGCAAAGTGAATCCAGAATGGGTTAGAGAATTTATTGATAGATACAGAGAAAAATTGTCAAAACTAAGCATAAGTGAAGGGAGTAAATATATATAG
- a CDS encoding glycosyl hydrolase family 28-related protein translates to MHQTKAIQELLTEIFPIYGIKEGKQQAIDETEKQFHLLRGLAKRKNKKKVCLTDTFLSKEKIDFTSSLSASVDSEGHVFPDWKNQLDKAMIQLSKQTEMVSVLDYGAVGDGMTDCTEAFKKAISTGFRCVIVPPGQYRVNEIKLPSYTELIGSGTEQTQLILSDSAPKRAKLLTNWHYLKGNSHIRIEGLTLDWNIKRISGNMRTASGGTSSSGLTLAHVHFALIRNVTVKDPGLHGVDVTSAFYNYLGDGKRARFGSRFIWIDQVEAFGFGDDGITTHHSDDILISNCFLHHPSGRAHKIGYSNSNGIEIDDGSQHVTLVNNLSAYCFGGVEIKAHQTSSAASDTQIIGHLSYRDNRSYNFRHIGHHSLADEASCSAFGIRGTFLASYYPQATSLYAISTKRALVISAYQKVAITHFFAQAQPILTTSSKNVAISIQYRAGEVTIKNIQLKNYPEVENAVQVSSTTSHVQVAYK, encoded by the coding sequence ATGCATCAGACGAAAGCAATTCAAGAATTATTAACGGAAATTTTTCCGATTTATGGAATAAAAGAAGGAAAACAACAAGCTATCGATGAAACAGAAAAGCAATTCCATTTATTAAGAGGATTAGCTAAGCGAAAGAACAAGAAAAAAGTCTGCCTAACGGATACATTTTTATCTAAAGAAAAAATAGACTTTACATCAAGTCTCTCAGCTAGTGTTGACAGCGAAGGGCATGTTTTTCCAGATTGGAAAAACCAACTAGACAAAGCCATGATACAGTTAAGCAAACAGACTGAAATGGTATCCGTACTAGATTATGGAGCAGTTGGTGATGGCATGACTGATTGTACAGAAGCCTTTAAAAAAGCTATTTCAACAGGATTTCGTTGTGTTATTGTTCCACCTGGTCAATATCGGGTGAATGAGATTAAGTTGCCCTCTTATACAGAACTAATTGGGAGTGGAACAGAACAAACACAGCTGATCCTTTCTGATTCAGCTCCTAAAAGGGCAAAATTATTAACCAATTGGCATTATTTAAAAGGAAATAGTCATATTCGTATCGAAGGATTAACATTAGATTGGAACATTAAACGTATTTCGGGAAATATGAGAACGGCTTCGGGGGGAACAAGTTCAAGTGGGCTCACATTAGCACATGTCCATTTTGCTTTAATTAGAAACGTGACAGTAAAGGACCCAGGACTCCATGGTGTGGATGTTACGTCGGCCTTTTATAACTATTTAGGTGATGGCAAACGTGCTCGGTTTGGAAGTCGCTTCATCTGGATAGATCAAGTAGAAGCATTTGGGTTTGGAGATGATGGAATTACAACTCATCATAGTGATGATATTTTAATTTCTAACTGTTTTTTACACCATCCCAGCGGACGCGCCCACAAAATAGGCTATTCCAATTCAAATGGGATTGAAATAGACGATGGCTCCCAACATGTAACGTTGGTTAACAATCTGAGTGCTTATTGTTTCGGTGGAGTAGAGATAAAAGCGCATCAAACAAGTTCTGCAGCGTCCGATACTCAAATAATTGGTCATCTTTCTTATCGTGACAATCGTTCTTATAATTTCAGACACATTGGTCACCATAGTTTGGCCGATGAAGCGAGTTGTTCAGCCTTTGGGATACGAGGAACATTTCTTGCCTCTTATTACCCACAAGCAACGAGTCTTTACGCTATTTCTACAAAAAGAGCTCTGGTTATCTCAGCTTATCAAAAAGTGGCTATTACCCATTTTTTTGCACAAGCACAACCAATATTAACGACTAGCTCTAAAAATGTAGCTATCTCAATACAATATCGAGCGGGAGAAGTAACGATAAAAAATATTCAACTAAAGAACTATCCGGAAGTTGAAAACGCAGTTCAAGTGAGTAGCACGACATCTCATGTACAAGTGGCTTATAAGTAG
- a CDS encoding NAD(P)/FAD-dependent oxidoreductase, producing MIGKKSSINIFPKSIWREFKETPSFDSLQKSVETEVGIIGGGIVGIISAYLLAKAGKKVILIEAEKLIDGVTGFTTAKITAQHGLIYDELIKSIGQEKAKLYYDANLVGLNLIKQLAVDLNIDCDLSEENSFVFAQTKEGAQKILAESEAYKKLAIDGGLAKKEVDLPFVVEEALVMYNQVQFHPVKFLTGLVEEIKKLGGQVYENTRALKVIDQEELVIVTENMSLISCDKVIIASHYPINDNEGIYFTRLSVNRSYAIAARTKKDIPVGLYISADQPTRSLRSVLSKEGEKLILIAGDGHATGRSKSKTIEHYRNLEEFGEAYFDIKETLYHWSSQDLTTLDKVPYIGRKTVESNRLLIATGFNKWGMSNGAVAALILTDQIVEKENEFASLFDPTRSKIKKEPAKSFIKSNASVAKEFISGKIEKTAKAVADLEKDEGGMIEFKGEKNKSLSR from the coding sequence ATGATTGGGAAAAAAAGTTCTATTAATATATTTCCGAAGTCTATCTGGAGAGAATTCAAAGAGACTCCGAGTTTTGATTCATTACAGAAATCTGTTGAAACAGAGGTTGGAATTATTGGAGGGGGAATTGTTGGGATTATTAGTGCTTATTTATTAGCCAAAGCTGGGAAAAAAGTTATTTTAATAGAAGCAGAAAAATTAATAGACGGAGTCACAGGTTTTACAACAGCAAAAATAACAGCACAGCATGGATTAATTTATGACGAACTTATTAAATCAATTGGTCAAGAAAAAGCTAAATTGTATTACGATGCAAATCTAGTAGGATTAAATCTTATTAAGCAACTAGCCGTTGATTTGAACATAGATTGTGACTTATCTGAAGAAAATTCTTTTGTATTTGCTCAAACAAAAGAGGGTGCTCAAAAGATTCTAGCAGAATCAGAAGCTTATAAAAAATTGGCGATTGATGGCGGATTGGCGAAAAAAGAAGTTGACCTGCCATTCGTTGTGGAAGAGGCTTTAGTGATGTACAATCAGGTTCAGTTTCATCCAGTGAAATTTTTAACTGGTTTAGTAGAAGAAATTAAGAAACTGGGAGGTCAAGTATACGAAAATACTCGTGCTTTAAAAGTGATAGACCAAGAGGAACTAGTTATTGTAACAGAAAATATGTCTTTAATCTCATGCGATAAAGTTATTATTGCAAGCCACTATCCGATTAATGATAATGAGGGGATATACTTTACTAGACTTTCTGTCAATCGCTCTTATGCGATTGCAGCTAGAACAAAAAAAGATATCCCTGTTGGACTGTATATAAGTGCAGACCAACCGACGCGCTCTTTACGCTCGGTTTTATCAAAAGAAGGAGAAAAGCTTATATTAATTGCTGGTGATGGTCATGCGACGGGAAGAAGCAAGTCTAAAACAATTGAACATTATCGTAATTTAGAAGAATTTGGTGAAGCCTACTTCGATATTAAAGAAACTCTCTATCATTGGTCTTCACAAGATTTAACAACATTAGATAAAGTGCCATATATAGGGAGAAAAACTGTCGAATCCAATCGATTATTAATAGCTACCGGTTTTAATAAATGGGGCATGTCAAATGGAGCTGTTGCCGCGCTTATTTTAACGGATCAAATAGTAGAAAAAGAAAATGAGTTTGCTTCTCTCTTTGACCCAACCCGATCTAAAATAAAAAAAGAACCGGCAAAGAGTTTTATTAAAAGTAATGCATCTGTTGCAAAAGAATTTATTTCAGGAAAAATAGAAAAAACAGCTAAAGCTGTTGCTGATTTAGAAAAAGATGAAGGTGGTATGATTGAATTTAAAGGGGAAAAAAATAAGAGCCTATCGCGATGA
- a CDS encoding Rieske 2Fe-2S domain-containing protein, with amino-acid sequence MNLKGKKIRAYRDENDNIHLVNNSCTHLGCSLKWNDGERTWDCPCHGSRFSYRGEVLEGPAVNPLELAENK; translated from the coding sequence TTGAATTTAAAGGGGAAAAAAATAAGAGCCTATCGCGATGAGAACGACAATATTCATTTAGTAAATAACAGTTGCACACACTTAGGTTGTTCTCTCAAATGGAATGATGGCGAGCGTACCTGGGATTGCCCATGTCACGGTTCACGTTTTTCTTATAGAGGAGAAGTTTTGGAAGGTCCAGCTGTTAATCCACTTGAATTAGCTGAGAATAAATAA
- a CDS encoding DUF368 domain-containing protein, which yields MNYLIDILKGMVIGISNIIPGVSGGTMAVSLGIYDRMIFSISQLFKNWKVSLKILMPILIGAGFGVVAFTYTIEFLLSNYTLPTALAFVGMILGGVPVLWVSFQAGLKMKNEKLNIGHLIIFMLMFAIVAFLPMFQGAESSFEVITITPFNMIKLFLIGIIASATMIIPGMSGSLVLMILGYYYSIINTITSFIDALRAGDMAIILPNFIVLAVFGIGVLIGIFLISKIIEYLFKHYSSATYSGILGLVLASPFAIMYNTNALSDLTTAKGLPFAIIGLILMVLCFMGIYQLGRKKIH from the coding sequence ATGAATTACTTAATAGATATACTTAAAGGAATGGTCATTGGTATTTCGAATATTATACCAGGTGTAAGTGGAGGGACAATGGCAGTTTCTCTTGGGATTTATGATCGTATGATTTTTTCGATTAGTCAGTTATTTAAGAACTGGAAAGTTAGTCTGAAAATATTGATGCCTATTTTGATTGGTGCTGGATTTGGAGTAGTTGCTTTCACGTACACAATTGAATTTTTACTGAGTAATTATACTCTGCCAACAGCTTTAGCGTTTGTGGGTATGATTTTAGGTGGAGTTCCAGTACTATGGGTATCGTTTCAAGCAGGATTAAAAATGAAAAATGAAAAATTGAATATCGGTCATTTAATTATTTTTATGTTGATGTTTGCTATAGTAGCTTTTCTTCCTATGTTTCAAGGAGCAGAATCCTCATTTGAAGTCATTACAATTACACCATTTAACATGATAAAACTTTTCTTAATTGGAATCATTGCTTCAGCAACAATGATTATTCCAGGTATGAGTGGTTCACTGGTATTAATGATATTGGGGTATTATTATTCTATTATCAATACTATTACTAGTTTTATTGATGCTTTGCGAGCTGGTGATATGGCAATTATTTTGCCTAATTTTATTGTTTTAGCTGTTTTCGGAATTGGCGTTTTAATCGGTATCTTCTTGATTAGTAAGATTATTGAGTATTTATTTAAGCATTATAGTTCAGCAACTTATAGTGGAATTTTGGGATTAGTATTGGCTTCACCATTTGCCATTATGTATAATACGAATGCACTAAGTGATTTGACGACAGCAAAAGGGTTGCCATTTGCTATAATTGGATTAATTTTAATGGTTTTATGCTTTATGGGAATTTATCAATTAGGAAGGAAAAAAATTCATTAA
- a CDS encoding SprT family protein — MDQIELQNLVEEVSLEYFKQPFEHHATFNNRLRTTGGRYHLRTHDLDFNLNILETFGKQEFISVIKHELCHYHLHLTGKGYQHKDSDFKELLKQTGGTRFVQSLRTKDRAKKMWTYQCKSCEMSIYRQRRFNTQRFVCGRCQGRLVLQDSKQ; from the coding sequence ATGGATCAAATTGAATTACAAAATTTAGTAGAAGAGGTATCATTAGAGTATTTTAAACAGCCCTTTGAACACCATGCTACGTTTAATAATCGACTAAGGACAACTGGCGGAAGATATCATTTAAGAACACACGATTTAGATTTTAATCTAAATATTTTAGAGACGTTTGGTAAACAAGAGTTTATCAGCGTTATTAAACATGAATTGTGTCATTACCATTTGCATCTTACAGGGAAAGGCTATCAACATAAAGATAGCGATTTTAAAGAACTGCTAAAACAAACAGGAGGTACTCGATTTGTTCAATCTCTAAGAACAAAAGATAGAGCAAAAAAGATGTGGACTTATCAATGTAAAAGCTGTGAAATGAGCATTTACCGACAACGTCGGTTTAATACACAGCGCTTTGTCTGCGGAAGATGTCAAGGAAGGTTAGTTTTACAAGATAGTAAGCAGTAA